A section of the Eriocheir sinensis breed Jianghai 21 chromosome 40, ASM2467909v1, whole genome shotgun sequence genome encodes:
- the LOC127009324 gene encoding sodium/nucleoside cotransporter 1-like, translating to MSTDTTDLTSYDNPAFLTDTNGTAADNLAEAEEGKATPREEDIHTLKRVVVGAEHSYPPEKDTGTSANSYRVSRSLENGTQLPQGQPASPEEQHEEGDDDEDNSLCSLFPGYASLKERIYTLAKGRDLERWLRRLVLIVLCCLYVAYFIAVLVIRSKVEEEDYWCDGDGFLILLTVFVVTGILYFKVVKPLWGEYLYHHVGLLVSALMSKLWRYRVVRICLGLGLVLAVAIFVVADSWHEPHRLISLFGVFVLLLFGFVFSTAPRKVRWRHVAWGMGLQFILGLMILRWPLGKAVFQCAGDKVSAFLAFTDAGSGFVFGKLVSEQHIFAFQVLSVILFFSFFIQILYYYGAMQWVVLKLGWLLQVSIGTTACESVNAAANIFLGQTEAPLLIKPYIPLMTKSELHAVMTGGFATIAGSVLAAYISFGVDASHLLSASVMSAPAALAYAKLFYPETKQSKTSFKDIQIVKGDEANWLHAAMVGVTNAIPLVANIAANLIAFYAFIAFCSSIFDWGCTLAGAEAGVCSLESLFGWIFMPLAWVMGVDWVECDLVGELIGLKTIVNEFVAYAKLSEMKKAGLLSKRAEIIATYALCGFSNISSIGINLGSFGAMAPSRRADLAKVVVRAMIAGSCACFLTACIAGTLLSDADAPGSVTTAVNATLGT from the exons ATGTCAACAGATACCACCGACCTCACGAGCTACGACAACCCGGCCTTCCTGACCGATACCAATGGCACCGCGGCCGACAACTTGGCTGAGGCCGAGGAGGGGAAGGCGACGCCGAGGGAGGAGGACATACACACCTTG aAACGGGTGGTGGTGGGCGCGGAACACTCGTATCCGCCCGAGAAGGATACGGGCACATCGGCCAACTCCTACCGCGTCAGCAGGTCACTGGAAAATGGCACCCAGCTCCCTCAGGGGCAACCTGCCTCGCCGGAGGAACAGCACGAGGAAGGAGACGACGACGAGGACAACAGTCTCTGCAGCCTGTTCCCGGGCTACGCTTCACTCAAGGAGAGAATCTACACCCTCGCCAAG GGCCGGGATTTAGAGCGGTGGCTGCGGCGGCTCGTGCTCATCGTGTTGTGCTGCCTCTACGTCGCCTACTTCATCGCCGTGCTCGTTATACGGTCAAAAGTCGAG GAGGAGGACTACTGGTGTGACGGAGACgggttcctcatcctcctcaccgTGTTTGTCGTGACGGGGATCCTTTACTTCAAG GTCGTGAAGCCATTATGGGGCGAATACTTGTACCACCACGTCGGTCTGCTCGTGAGTGCATTGATGTCCAAACTCTGGcgctacag GGTGGTGCGCATCTGCCTGGGCCTCGGGCTGGTGCTGGCCGTAGCGATCTTCGTGGTGGCGGACTCCTGGCATGAACCTCACCGCCTCATCTCCCTCTTTGGCGTGTTCGTGCTGCTCCTGTTCGGCTTCGTCTTCTCCACCGCCCCTCGCAAG GTGAGGtggagacacgtggcctggggGATGGGCCTGCAGTTCATCCTGGGGCTGATGATTCTCCGCTGGCCGCTGGGCAAGGCCGTGTTCCAGTGTGCCGGGGACAAGGTCTCCGCCTTCCTCGCCTTCACGGATGCGGGCTCCGGATTTGTCTTCGGAAAACTCGTCAGCGAACAACACATATTTGCATTCCAG GTGCTGTCTGTGATCCTGTTCTTCAGCTTCTTCATCCAAATCCTATACTACTACGGCGCGATGCAGTGGGTGGTGCTCAAGCTGGGCTGGCTCCTGCAGGTCTCCATCGGCACCACCGCCTGCGAGAGTGTCAACGCCGCCGCCAACATCTTCCTCGGCCAG ACGGAGGCGCCGCTGCTCATCAAGCCGTACATTCCCCTCATGACCAAGTCGGAGCTGCACGCCGTCATGACCGGAGGGTTCGCCACCATCGCCGGCTCGGTCCTCGCCGCCTACATCTCCTTCGGTGTAGACGCCTCACACCTCCTGTCGGCGTCGGTCATGAGTGCCCCAGCAGCCCTCGCCTATGCCAAGCTTTTCTATCCTGAAACCAAGCAATCAAAAACCAGTTTCAAGGACATCCAGATTGTTAAAGG AGATGAGGCCAACTGGCTGCACGCCGCCATGGTGGGGGTGACCAACGCCATCCCGCTCGTCGCCAACATCGCCGCCAACCTCATCGCCTTCTACGCCTTCATCGCCTTCTGCAGCAGCATCTTCGACTGGGGCTGCACGCTAGCCGGGGCCGAGGCAGGCGTGTGCTCCCTCGAG AGTCTGTTCGGCTGGATCTTCATGCCGCTTGCGTGGGTCATGGGTGTGGACTGGGTGGAGTGTGACCTCGTGGGTGAGCTGATCGGCCTCAAGACCATCGTGAATGAGTTCGTCGCCTACGCCAAGCTGTCTGAGATGAAGAAAGCCGGGCTGCTATCG AAACGCGCGGAGATCATCGCGACGTACGCCCTGTGTGGCTTCAGCAACATCAGCTCCATCGGCATCAACCTGGGGTCCTTCGGGGCCATGGCGCCCTCCAGGCGTGCCGACCTGgccaaggtggtggtgagggccaTGATCGCCGGTAGCTGCGCCTGCTTCCTCACAGCCTGCATAGCTG GCACGCTGCTGAGCGACGCCGATGCCCCCGGGAGTGTCACCACCGCCGTCAACGCCACCCTCGGCACCTAG